In the Orenia marismortui DSM 5156 genome, one interval contains:
- a CDS encoding efflux RND transporter permease subunit: MKLSDFSIDRPIAITMFVLLVVLIGGVSFTRLGVDFLPDLDLPYVVVQTQYNGASPEEVEDSLTDPLEETIATVEGLDKISSTSKEGVSTIILEFNWGADIDSAKNDVRDKVDMVKDALPDGADEPIIMQFDPANRPIIKIAMSGGNLTYLKQLAEDKFETQLEKISGVAAVDIVGGLEREIQIKVNQEKLNGYGLTLDDISSSIKSSNLNMSVGEVDDGTKELSLKGEGEFESVDEIRDIQLISSSGQKINLSDIAVVEDTHAEIEQYSYLRGKRSITLGVKKQNDANTVEVADAVNKQIEELKQEVPENIEVKVISDTSEFIKDSIASVQQNFFMGGILAVIILFLFLKNIRTTVIISTAIPTSVIATLAMMYFGGLTLNNLTLGGLSLGIGMLLDNSVVVLENIYRHHHEGLGRIQAAKEGTAEVGIAIFASTMTTVIVFLPMVFVEGIAGEIFTPMSKTIAFSLLASLVVALTFIPMLSSKLLRVEIDEEKNKRGIVTKAYQKLLRVALKWRYVVAISLIVILVLFAFGLKSKLIPLQVEFMPKTDRGVVNLYFELAQGTKLENTNEFIKEMKDKIGDIPEIDSLSSEVGSNSNSYEGEIEVDLVDLAERDRGVTEIAEIIRTRLKDVPGAKINVVPQTSAMGRKGKGGSAISVNVQGPDLDTLLALAKQIEGEIQSTEGSRNIAITPKASKPELEIIPKESLAKELGITKRQLFNALDTAIDGADVSKYKENGKEYDIRLKLFDEETNSINKLLDIKINSPKGGLVPLSQIAEIKYATGPNAIEREEQERKFTISTDTHNRSLGAVLGDIKSKLNKIDLPAGYSINYQGDAGDMKESFQELGKAMIMAIILVYMVMAAQFESLVHPFIIMFTVPVSLVGAISALAITGVPLSINGFIGIIMLAGIVVNNGIVLVDYINTRREHEEREEAILNAGPIRLRPVMMTSLTTILAMIPLALGIGAGAEMQQSMAIVVIGGLSLATVLTLVIVPVIYDIMEDISKLVMNFLRNLLHGDEETEIKA, encoded by the coding sequence ATGAAGCTATCGGATTTTTCAATAGATCGTCCAATAGCTATTACTATGTTTGTTCTCTTAGTTGTATTGATTGGTGGTGTATCCTTTACTAGACTAGGTGTTGATTTTTTGCCAGATTTAGACTTGCCATATGTTGTTGTTCAAACTCAATATAATGGTGCCAGTCCAGAAGAGGTAGAGGATTCCCTGACTGATCCCTTAGAAGAGACTATAGCTACAGTAGAAGGATTGGACAAGATTAGTTCTACAAGTAAAGAAGGTGTCTCTACAATCATCTTGGAGTTTAACTGGGGTGCAGATATAGATAGTGCTAAAAATGATGTTAGAGATAAGGTTGATATGGTGAAAGATGCTCTGCCTGATGGGGCTGATGAACCAATTATTATGCAATTTGACCCGGCCAATAGACCGATTATTAAGATAGCTATGTCTGGTGGTAATTTAACTTATCTAAAACAGCTAGCAGAGGATAAATTCGAAACACAGCTAGAGAAGATATCTGGTGTTGCAGCTGTAGATATTGTTGGAGGTTTAGAGCGAGAGATTCAAATTAAAGTTAATCAAGAGAAGTTAAATGGTTATGGCTTGACCTTAGATGATATATCATCTAGTATTAAAAGTTCTAATTTAAATATGAGTGTTGGTGAAGTAGATGATGGTACTAAAGAACTTTCGTTAAAGGGAGAAGGAGAATTTGAAAGTGTAGATGAGATTAGAGATATTCAGTTAATATCTTCTAGTGGTCAGAAGATAAATCTATCAGATATTGCTGTAGTTGAAGATACTCATGCTGAAATAGAGCAGTATAGTTATTTGAGAGGTAAGCGAAGTATTACTTTAGGAGTAAAGAAACAAAATGATGCCAATACTGTAGAAGTAGCCGATGCAGTTAATAAGCAGATAGAAGAATTAAAGCAGGAAGTTCCTGAGAATATCGAAGTTAAGGTTATTTCAGACACCTCTGAATTCATTAAAGACTCTATTGCCAGTGTGCAACAGAACTTCTTTATGGGGGGAATCTTAGCAGTTATAATTCTATTTCTATTTTTGAAAAATATCAGAACAACAGTAATCATTTCAACTGCGATTCCAACCTCAGTAATTGCCACTTTAGCAATGATGTACTTTGGAGGACTGACTTTAAACAACTTGACCTTAGGTGGATTGAGTTTAGGAATTGGAATGCTATTGGATAACTCGGTAGTAGTATTAGAGAATATTTATCGTCATCATCATGAAGGACTAGGTAGGATTCAGGCAGCTAAAGAAGGAACGGCAGAAGTAGGGATAGCTATCTTTGCTTCTACTATGACTACAGTAATTGTATTCTTACCTATGGTCTTTGTGGAGGGGATTGCTGGTGAAATCTTTACTCCAATGTCAAAGACTATAGCATTTTCACTACTTGCTTCTTTAGTAGTTGCTCTGACCTTTATACCAATGTTATCTTCCAAATTATTGCGAGTTGAGATAGATGAAGAAAAGAATAAACGGGGAATTGTTACTAAAGCATATCAAAAACTTTTGAGAGTGGCTTTAAAATGGCGTTATGTTGTTGCTATATCTTTGATAGTTATTCTAGTCTTGTTTGCTTTTGGACTTAAAAGTAAATTAATCCCTCTACAAGTTGAATTTATGCCTAAGACTGACAGAGGAGTAGTAAACCTTTATTTTGAATTAGCTCAAGGTACTAAGCTAGAGAATACTAATGAGTTCATTAAAGAGATGAAGGATAAGATTGGGGATATTCCAGAGATAGATAGTTTATCTAGTGAAGTTGGATCTAATAGTAATAGCTATGAAGGTGAAATAGAGGTAGATTTGGTAGATTTAGCAGAAAGAGATCGTGGTGTTACTGAGATAGCTGAGATAATTAGAACTAGATTAAAGGATGTGCCTGGAGCTAAAATCAATGTTGTGCCACAGACTTCAGCGATGGGGCGTAAAGGTAAAGGTGGTAGTGCGATTAGTGTTAATGTTCAAGGGCCAGATTTAGACACTTTATTAGCTTTAGCTAAGCAGATAGAAGGAGAAATTCAATCTACAGAAGGAAGCAGAAATATAGCAATTACACCTAAAGCTAGCAAACCAGAGTTGGAGATTATCCCAAAAGAGAGTTTAGCTAAAGAATTAGGAATTACTAAGCGACAATTATTTAATGCTTTAGATACTGCAATCGATGGTGCGGATGTAAGTAAGTATAAAGAGAATGGAAAAGAGTATGATATCCGCTTGAAGTTATTTGATGAAGAGACCAATTCGATTAATAAGTTATTAGACATTAAGATCAATTCTCCAAAAGGGGGATTAGTACCATTATCACAAATAGCTGAGATAAAATATGCAACAGGTCCAAATGCTATAGAAAGAGAAGAGCAAGAACGTAAGTTTACTATCTCTACAGATACTCACAATCGTAGTTTAGGTGCGGTATTAGGAGATATTAAATCTAAACTAAATAAGATAGATCTTCCAGCTGGATATAGTATTAACTATCAAGGTGATGCTGGAGATATGAAAGAATCCTTCCAAGAATTAGGGAAGGCGATGATTATGGCAATCATCTTAGTCTATATGGTAATGGCTGCTCAGTTTGAATCTTTAGTCCATCCATTTATAATCATGTTTACAGTGCCAGTCTCTCTGGTAGGAGCAATCTCTGCGTTGGCAATTACAGGTGTTCCTTTAAGTATTAATGGTTTTATAGGAATAATTATGCTGGCGGGAATTGTTGTTAATAATGGTATCGTATTGGTTGATTATATCAATACTCGCCGTGAACATGAAGAACGAGAAGAAGCTATTTTAAATGCTGGACCGATCAGATTAAGACCAGTTATGATGACTTCATTGACAACGATACTGGCAATGATACCTTTAGCTTTAGGAATTGGAGCAGGTGCTGAGATGCAACAATCGATGGCAATTGTAGTAATTGGAGGATTATCTCTTGCTACAGTTTTGACCTTAGTAATTGTTCCAGTTATTTATGATATCATGGAAGATATTTCTAAATTAGTAATGAACTTTTTAAGAAATCTTCTCCATGGAGATGAAGAAACAGAGATAAAAGCATAA
- a CDS encoding efflux RND transporter periplasmic adaptor subunit has protein sequence MLKDYKKMVMILLIFGLTITVLTGCGSNKGKQTSDQEKTQQAVGIPVEIITAKTGEISNYITVTGTAKAIKSSSLTPELQKRVTEILVDEGDKVKVADKLIQLDQADIKAQVAEAKTAFNSAQAALEELLAGSRQEEIDKLTAQVEQAKVSYEQKERDYKRYQRLFDKEAISKQQLESVRTEYISAKNNYKALQESLKMAQAGPTQEAINTQKSNVEQARAQLNTAQLNLDKTQIKAPFAGLIAKVDIEVGEMAGAQAVISILDLSSIEIKTYVSEKNINSLELNQSVEVDFNALDHKLEGEIENISPALNQEKLGFPVEIKVNNTNNLIKEGMYAEVKIKTEHSAGKIVIPKQALIQENDKSYVYIVKKNKAVKKEVNTGLTTTESIEILSGIEAGDKVITVGSEQVTAGYEVRIVGGGEQ, from the coding sequence ATGTTAAAAGATTATAAGAAGATGGTTATGATTTTATTAATATTTGGGTTAACAATTACTGTTTTAACAGGGTGTGGATCTAATAAAGGCAAACAAACGTCTGATCAAGAAAAAACTCAACAAGCAGTTGGAATTCCAGTAGAAATTATAACAGCAAAGACTGGTGAGATATCTAATTATATTACAGTTACAGGCACGGCTAAAGCAATTAAGTCGTCAAGTTTAACACCAGAATTACAAAAGAGAGTAACAGAAATTTTAGTTGATGAAGGAGACAAAGTTAAAGTTGCTGATAAGTTAATTCAGTTAGATCAAGCAGATATTAAAGCACAAGTAGCTGAAGCTAAAACAGCTTTTAATTCTGCTCAAGCAGCTTTAGAAGAACTTCTAGCTGGAAGTAGACAAGAAGAGATTGATAAGTTAACTGCTCAAGTAGAACAAGCTAAGGTTAGTTATGAGCAGAAAGAAAGAGACTATAAACGTTATCAAAGGCTATTTGATAAAGAGGCTATCTCTAAACAACAATTAGAGAGTGTTAGAACAGAATATATAAGTGCTAAGAATAATTATAAAGCACTACAAGAGTCTTTAAAGATGGCTCAAGCTGGTCCAACTCAAGAAGCAATCAATACTCAAAAATCTAATGTAGAGCAAGCTCGGGCTCAATTAAATACAGCACAATTAAATTTAGATAAGACTCAAATTAAAGCACCTTTTGCGGGATTAATAGCAAAGGTTGATATTGAAGTTGGTGAAATGGCAGGAGCACAAGCAGTAATTTCCATTTTAGATCTTAGTTCAATCGAAATAAAAACTTATGTTAGTGAAAAAAATATAAATAGTTTAGAGTTGAATCAGTCGGTAGAAGTGGATTTTAATGCTTTAGACCATAAACTAGAAGGTGAAATTGAGAATATAAGTCCAGCATTAAATCAAGAAAAGCTAGGTTTTCCAGTTGAAATCAAAGTTAATAATACTAATAATTTAATCAAAGAAGGGATGTATGCTGAGGTTAAGATTAAAACAGAGCATAGTGCTGGCAAAATAGTTATTCCTAAGCAAGCATTAATTCAGGAGAATGATAAATCTTATGTTTATATAGTTAAGAAGAATAAAGCAGTAAAAAAAGAAGTCAACACAGGATTAACTACAACAGAAAGCATAGAGATTTTATCAGGAATTGAAGCAGGAGATAAAGTGATTACTGTTGGTTCAGAACAAGTAACAGCTGGATATGAAGTGCGAATTGTAGGAGGAGGTGAGCAATAA
- a CDS encoding TolC family protein has translation MKRRQVFILVIILLFSLSTITSASQTINKEEAIKIAVEENSELNKLRKEVERTEAQLKEAKGAFYPTLDLGSNYTRSGEEPQVGASKDNYSVSLNLKQPLFKAGQLRSAYEIAKNNLKISKLQLEQKKEEVIYQVLEEYYNILKIKETVDLRKQQVDQNKEYVKVAEVNKEVGISTKSDLLQAKVSYNQAQQELLISKNNLETAKLALKNTLNMSDDVELKISDALNWQKAEFKMEDVYEYSLHNKSTFKLLDLQEENAKLNLKNKKNSNIYPEISLNAGYEASDDKLTVSDGDWQTTLSFSYNLFNGGRDKQQEKQLKKVLEKIKIDQQQTKKDIRLSIKTTLLNLRAAKERINLNKLNLKQAQENLKNNELKFKEGIISSLDLLDVQTTYQQIQIQYYQAIYDYNLAVAELNKVIGKITEEAK, from the coding sequence ATGAAGAGAAGACAAGTTTTTATCTTAGTAATTATTTTATTATTCAGCTTATCTACTATTACTTCTGCTTCTCAGACTATTAATAAAGAAGAAGCAATTAAAATTGCTGTGGAAGAGAATTCAGAATTGAATAAATTAAGAAAAGAGGTTGAAAGAACAGAAGCCCAATTAAAGGAAGCCAAAGGTGCCTTTTATCCTACGCTAGATTTAGGAAGTAACTATACTAGATCTGGTGAAGAACCACAAGTTGGAGCTAGTAAAGATAATTATAGTGTCAGTTTGAATTTAAAGCAACCTTTATTTAAAGCAGGTCAGTTAAGATCTGCCTATGAAATAGCTAAAAATAATTTAAAAATTAGCAAATTACAGTTAGAACAGAAGAAAGAAGAGGTTATTTATCAAGTGTTAGAAGAATATTACAATATTTTAAAGATTAAAGAGACAGTTGATCTTAGAAAGCAACAAGTTGATCAGAATAAAGAGTATGTAAAGGTTGCTGAAGTTAATAAAGAGGTTGGAATTAGTACAAAAAGTGATCTGTTACAGGCTAAGGTTAGTTATAACCAAGCTCAGCAGGAATTATTGATTTCTAAAAATAACTTAGAAACTGCTAAATTAGCCTTAAAAAATACTTTAAATATGAGCGATGATGTTGAACTAAAGATTAGCGATGCTTTAAACTGGCAAAAAGCAGAGTTTAAAATGGAAGATGTTTATGAGTATTCCTTACATAATAAATCTACCTTTAAGCTATTAGATTTACAAGAAGAGAATGCAAAATTAAACTTAAAGAATAAGAAGAATAGTAATATCTATCCTGAGATTAGTTTAAATGCAGGTTATGAAGCTAGTGATGATAAGCTAACTGTTAGTGATGGTGATTGGCAGACTACTTTAAGCTTTAGCTATAATTTGTTTAATGGTGGTCGAGATAAGCAACAAGAAAAGCAGTTAAAGAAAGTGCTAGAAAAGATTAAGATAGATCAACAACAGACCAAAAAGGATATTAGATTATCAATTAAAACTACTTTACTAAATTTAAGAGCAGCAAAAGAGAGAATTAACTTAAATAAATTAAATTTAAAACAGGCTCAAGAGAATTTAAAAAATAATGAATTAAAGTTTAAAGAGGGGATTATTAGTAGTTTAGACTTATTAGATGTTCAAACTACTTATCAACAAATTCAAATTCAGTATTATCAAGCAATTTATGATTATAATCTAGCAGTAGCTGAGTTGAATAAAGTAATAGGCAAGATTACTGAAGAAGCCAAATAA
- a CDS encoding TetR/AcrR family transcriptional regulator, whose protein sequence is MGKNSKKERLIQAAIKLFAKQGYHNTTVAEIADEAGVAKGTVYWYFDSKEQLFWGIIVSGIELLNEKLVREAQIPNKTAIKKLKTIIRSHLDFFKESKNIVKMIQDSSVTPDKHFNKKIHKLRKESIDNLSKIIKEGQEGDEFVIDIESEELANFILGSIGGSYNPSVYKLEDVEETTDLILKIMLSGIKA, encoded by the coding sequence ATGGGGAAAAACTCAAAAAAGGAGAGATTGATTCAAGCAGCAATTAAATTATTTGCTAAACAAGGTTATCATAATACAACTGTTGCTGAGATAGCTGATGAAGCAGGAGTGGCTAAAGGGACAGTTTATTGGTATTTTGATAGTAAAGAGCAGTTGTTTTGGGGGATTATCGTTTCAGGAATTGAATTGCTTAATGAGAAATTAGTAAGAGAGGCTCAAATCCCTAATAAAACTGCTATAAAAAAATTAAAAACCATAATTAGATCACATCTTGATTTTTTCAAAGAGAGTAAGAATATAGTTAAGATGATTCAAGATAGTTCAGTTACTCCTGATAAGCACTTTAATAAGAAGATACACAAGTTACGAAAAGAATCAATTGATAATTTATCTAAAATAATTAAAGAGGGACAAGAAGGTGATGAATTTGTTATAGACATTGAATCAGAAGAGTTGGCTAACTTTATTTTAGGGTCTATTGGAGGGAGTTATAATCCTAGTGTTTATAAGTTAGAAGATGTGGAAGAGACAACAGATTTAATTTTAAAGATTATGTTAAGTGGAATTAAGGCTTAA
- a CDS encoding glycerophosphodiester phosphodiesterase translates to MIKIGHRGLAGIAPENTKISFIKAIEYGLDMVELDIQLTKDRELVVFHDYNLQRIAAIDRRVEDMTLKELKEIDIGECFDMKFSGQRILDLEEVIRLLRGNLKINIEIKINRKEARFIADKLIAILDREDFQDQVIISSFDHKMIKYIKSIIPTIKAAILVSSLTIKPIELINSAAADGIHPHHLVITEDFVREIKKKGFFINTWTVNDKQEFKRLSELGVDGIMSDYPYFF, encoded by the coding sequence ATGATTAAAATAGGTCATCGGGGTCTGGCAGGAATAGCTCCTGAAAATACAAAGATATCATTTATTAAAGCAATAGAGTATGGACTTGATATGGTAGAATTAGATATCCAATTAACCAAAGATAGAGAGTTGGTAGTATTTCATGATTATAATTTGCAAAGAATTGCTGCTATAGATAGAAGAGTAGAAGATATGACTCTAAAAGAATTAAAAGAGATTGATATTGGTGAGTGCTTTGATATGAAATTTAGTGGTCAGAGGATATTGGACTTGGAAGAAGTGATTAGATTATTACGAGGGAATCTAAAAATTAATATAGAGATTAAAATAAACAGAAAAGAAGCTAGGTTTATAGCTGATAAGTTGATAGCTATATTAGACAGGGAAGATTTTCAGGATCAAGTTATTATATCTTCTTTTGACCATAAAATGATTAAATATATTAAATCGATTATCCCTACTATAAAAGCTGCAATCTTAGTATCTTCTTTAACAATAAAGCCTATAGAATTGATTAATTCTGCAGCTGCTGATGGAATACATCCACACCATTTAGTTATAACTGAAGATTTTGTAAGAGAGATCAAGAAAAAAGGATTTTTTATCAATACCTGGACTGTTAATGATAAACAAGAGTTTAAAAGGTTAAGTGAACTAGGGGTAGATGGTATTATGAGTGATTATCCTTATTTTTTCTAA
- a CDS encoding peptidoglycan DD-metalloendopeptidase family protein, giving the protein MNNNRVYLIILLIILVLMITNNIVLADDFITNKPTIKRVQYNLLILGYDVALTSKLDSKTYESLVDFQNKNKLKITGKVDQETFFKLEQLVNFKSYLVESGDTLEGIAKEYNLTLDLIKRVNDMSSSKLNIGDEIIIPQNNLGELESYNLNKIINYRIKPTDNLHQIAKKFKINIEVLKKINNISYKNITKIKMLRIPIRITESKFNSNKFTKNDILNRLVAPVKIKVSSKFGYRKHPIYKKRILHKGVDLAVVKGTKVKAIQKGIILYAGWIRGYGKTITIDHGNGVVSLYAHNSKLLVSKGDKILAGEVISLSGNSGRSTGPHLHLGIYINNKAVDPLQYLR; this is encoded by the coding sequence GTGAATAATAATAGAGTATATTTGATTATATTACTTATAATTTTAGTTTTGATGATTACAAATAATATAGTATTAGCTGATGATTTTATAACTAATAAGCCTACTATTAAAAGGGTACAGTATAATTTATTGATATTGGGGTATGATGTTGCTCTAACATCTAAGCTCGATTCTAAAACTTATGAATCATTAGTAGACTTCCAAAATAAGAATAAGCTAAAAATCACAGGCAAAGTTGATCAAGAGACCTTTTTTAAATTAGAACAACTTGTTAATTTTAAAAGTTATCTAGTAGAAAGTGGTGACACTTTAGAAGGTATAGCAAAAGAATATAATTTAACTTTAGATTTAATAAAAAGAGTAAATGATATGAGTTCTAGCAAATTGAATATAGGAGATGAAATAATTATTCCCCAAAATAATTTAGGGGAATTAGAATCCTATAATTTGAATAAAATAATAAATTATAGGATAAAGCCTACAGACAATTTACATCAGATAGCTAAAAAATTTAAAATTAATATAGAAGTATTGAAGAAAATTAATAATATAAGCTATAAGAATATTACTAAGATTAAGATGCTGAGGATTCCGATTAGAATTACAGAATCTAAATTTAATTCTAATAAATTTACTAAAAATGATATTCTTAATCGCTTAGTTGCTCCTGTAAAGATTAAAGTTTCATCTAAGTTTGGTTATCGAAAACATCCTATTTATAAGAAGAGAATATTACATAAAGGTGTAGATTTAGCAGTTGTTAAGGGAACTAAAGTTAAAGCTATACAGAAGGGGATAATTTTATATGCAGGTTGGATTAGAGGATATGGAAAAACTATAACTATTGATCATGGTAATGGGGTAGTTAGCTTATATGCCCATAATTCTAAGTTATTAGTTTCAAAGGGTGATAAGATATTGGCTGGTGAGGTAATTTCTCTTTCAGGCAATAGTGGAAGAAGTACTGGACCTCATTTGCATTTAGGAATTTACATAAATAATAAAGCAGTAGATCCTTTGCAATATTTAAGATGA
- the putP gene encoding sodium/proline symporter PutP: protein MIQIQTLVTFIIYFIFLMGIGIYFYKKTTNIEDYLLGGRGMGSWVTALSAQASDMSGWLLMGLPGAVYLGGGKESWIAIGLFIGTVLNWKFVAPRLRVYTGNTNSMTLASFFEDRFQDPTGLLRVITAIITLIFFTIYSSSGLVAAGKLFEAMFSINYSVAVIVGAIVIVLYTFLGGFLAVCWTDLFQGILMFLAITIVPILAYNNVGGIDSIREAMISKNISMGLIPEVNLPLLAIISTMAWGLGYFGQPHILARFMSIKSIKKLPEAMTIAIVWVLISLGGAVVVGLISIPMFPNIADSERVFIEMITQIFNPWVGGILLAAILSAIMSTIDSQLLVSSSTLTEDFYDKVIKKDASEEELMHVGRICVLLISVVALFLALNPNNTVLGLVSYAWGGFGAAFGPVVLFALFSKKTTWKSALAGMIVGTIGLVIWKQVGLGSIMYEIVPGFIANVLTISIINIFIVEENDQILDEFDQVVEIVQNGDLL, encoded by the coding sequence ATGATACAGATACAGACATTAGTAACTTTTATAATTTATTTTATCTTTTTAATGGGGATAGGAATTTATTTTTATAAGAAGACGACTAATATTGAAGATTACTTACTTGGTGGTAGAGGTATGGGTAGTTGGGTAACAGCTCTATCTGCTCAAGCAAGTGATATGAGTGGTTGGCTATTAATGGGATTGCCTGGAGCAGTTTATCTAGGAGGGGGCAAGGAATCTTGGATTGCTATTGGTCTTTTCATTGGTACAGTACTTAATTGGAAATTTGTTGCACCTAGACTAAGGGTTTATACAGGAAATACAAACTCTATGACTTTAGCATCCTTTTTTGAGGATAGATTTCAAGATCCAACTGGATTATTAAGAGTTATAACAGCAATTATTACTCTTATATTCTTTACAATTTACTCATCGTCAGGCTTGGTAGCTGCAGGTAAATTATTTGAAGCTATGTTTAGTATAAACTATAGTGTAGCAGTAATTGTAGGTGCAATAGTAATAGTTCTTTATACTTTTTTGGGAGGATTTCTGGCAGTATGTTGGACAGACTTATTCCAAGGTATACTTATGTTTTTAGCGATTACTATAGTGCCTATTTTGGCTTATAATAATGTTGGTGGAATCGATTCTATTAGAGAAGCTATGATATCTAAAAACATATCTATGGGGTTGATTCCTGAAGTTAATTTACCATTACTAGCTATTATCTCTACTATGGCATGGGGATTAGGTTACTTTGGTCAGCCACATATATTAGCTAGATTTATGAGTATTAAATCTATCAAAAAACTACCAGAAGCGATGACTATTGCAATTGTTTGGGTTTTAATCTCTTTGGGAGGTGCAGTTGTAGTAGGGTTAATTTCAATACCTATGTTCCCAAATATCGCAGATAGTGAAAGAGTATTTATTGAGATGATTACACAAATATTTAATCCATGGGTTGGCGGAATACTATTAGCAGCTATTTTATCAGCTATTATGTCTACTATAGATTCACAGCTATTAGTTTCTTCTTCAACTTTGACAGAAGATTTTTATGATAAAGTTATTAAAAAGGATGCTAGTGAAGAGGAACTAATGCATGTGGGAAGAATTTGTGTATTATTAATTTCGGTTGTAGCTTTATTCTTGGCTTTAAATCCAAATAATACAGTATTAGGTTTAGTTTCTTATGCTTGGGGAGGTTTTGGAGCTGCCTTTGGTCCAGTAGTTTTATTTGCTCTATTCTCTAAAAAGACTACTTGGAAGTCTGCTTTAGCAGGAATGATAGTTGGTACTATTGGATTAGTCATCTGGAAGCAAGTTGGTTTAGGTTCAATTATGTATGAGATTGTACCTGGATTTATTGCAAATGTCTTAACAATTTCTATTATTAATATCTTCATAGTAGAAGAAAATGATCAAATTTTAGATGAATTTGATCAAGTAGTAGAAATTGTTCAAAATGGTGATTTGCTTTAA
- a CDS encoding PilZ domain-containing protein, translating to MSMIKKIKNFDLKNFFIKNKSAKKTTEIKVNNIVYLVKINKFISNTSLEVSFFLKNSNKEAVTIPKIGNLIFIFRSNSGSYHIPIAIKGKKESELSYSIELDGEVLHVEKRKYDRIKVNIKTKYLINSIRYNGIIENISPTGAKLIAENRIEDTELLLDVSSIPISISNISCKIIWSKKITNQKYSYGLNFQFDNPNNQHEIRNWIY from the coding sequence ATGAGTATGATTAAAAAAATTAAAAATTTTGATTTAAAAAACTTCTTTATAAAGAATAAATCTGCTAAGAAAACAACTGAAATTAAGGTTAATAATATTGTTTACTTAGTAAAAATAAATAAATTTATCTCAAATACTTCTTTAGAAGTCTCTTTTTTCTTAAAAAATAGTAACAAAGAGGCTGTTACTATACCCAAAATCGGTAATTTAATCTTTATTTTTAGAAGTAACAGCGGATCTTATCATATTCCTATAGCTATTAAAGGGAAGAAAGAGTCAGAACTATCATACTCTATAGAATTGGATGGAGAAGTATTACATGTTGAAAAAAGAAAATATGACCGTATAAAGGTTAATATCAAAACTAAATATTTAATTAACTCAATTAGGTATAATGGAATCATTGAAAATATCAGTCCCACAGGTGCTAAACTTATTGCTGAAAATAGAATTGAAGATACTGAGTTACTATTAGATGTTAGTTCCATTCCAATCTCTATCTCCAATATCTCATGTAAAATCATCTGGTCCAAAAAGATAACAAATCAAAAATATTCTTATGGGCTTAATTTTCAATTTGATAATCCCAATAATCAACATGAAATAAGAAATTGGATATACTAG